The genomic window GAATTTCTAATGTCTTTGTTTTGCAAAATAAACTCCCCCAAAAATTATAAATTATTATTATATAATACTTTATAAATGTAAATTTCAATTGTATTATAAGATAAAAAACGCTAAAATATATCTATAAAATAAAAACTTAACATACAATTTTTAATAAATGTTCAAAATTGCTTATTGTTAAGTACATCTCATTATTTTAGAATAGTTTCGAAAAAATAAGGAAGGTGAATTTATTGACTCAAAAAAAGACCAGGAATATCTTGTTGTTTATAATGGTAATTACTTCAATGATACCAAATTTCATACCTCCATTGATGAAATATTTTCAGTTAAACTACGATATTACAATTTCTCAATCATCAGCATTACCTCTTCTTAATTCAGCTGGTGCTATGTTTTCAAATATATTTGGAGGATTTCTTTTATCAAAAATTCACTTTCGAAAATATTTTTTATTTTCATATCTATTGGGTATTGTGGGAATGTTCTTGTTTGCATATTCTAAATCTTTTGTATTATTATCATTATCAGGATTTATTCTGGGCGTGTCCGTGAGTTCAACTATATTGGTTTTAACCGCTATATTTACACATTTTGAGGATGATTTACAAAATTATGGTTTTTTTCATGGCATGTTTGGATTTGGGGGAATAATATCCCCTATAATAATTGGATTTTTTTTAAATAGAGATTTTTCTCCACAATATTTATTGATATTTCATGCTTTTATAATGGCTATCATAGGTTTTATTGTTTATAAAAAAGCGATATTTGAAAACAAAGAATACGATCCAATTCATTTTTCTGAGATACCTAATATAATGGGGAAGAAGATGATAATAATTCCAATAATTATTTTTTTGTTATACGCAGGAACAGAAAAAGGAATTGTTACTTGGAGTTCAAATCTTTTTGTTGATGGATTTGAATACAGTCAAGGTTTTTCCGCGTTTTTGATTTCATTGCTTTGGATATTTTTTACACTTGCAAGGCTTATTACAGATACAATAAGTAAGAGAATTGGAGAGATAAAACTTGTAATCTTAACTTCTTTTTCAGCTTTAGTTTCTTTAATAATGCTTTTATCCTTTCAAAATTGGATATTTTATATTTTTTTAGGATTGTTTTTGGGGCCTATTTTTCCAGCACTTCAAAAAGCTTCAAATCGAAATATCCCAAAACGAGAGATATCTTTATTCAGTGGAATAATGTATTTTTCAA from Geotoga petraea includes these protein-coding regions:
- a CDS encoding MFS transporter produces the protein MTQKKTRNILLFIMVITSMIPNFIPPLMKYFQLNYDITISQSSALPLLNSAGAMFSNIFGGFLLSKIHFRKYFLFSYLLGIVGMFLFAYSKSFVLLSLSGFILGVSVSSTILVLTAIFTHFEDDLQNYGFFHGMFGFGGIISPIIIGFFLNRDFSPQYLLIFHAFIMAIIGFIVYKKAIFENKEYDPIHFSEIPNIMGKKMIIIPIIIFLLYAGTEKGIVTWSSNLFVDGFEYSQGFSAFLISLLWIFFTLARLITDTISKRIGEIKLVILTSFSALVSLIMLLSFQNWIFYIFLGLFLGPIFPALQKASNRNIPKREISLFSGIMYFSTGIGGIAVTYFMGLLGDYAIRAAYIIPIFTILIIAFLSRTLKKSG